In Chryseobacterium viscerum, one DNA window encodes the following:
- a CDS encoding ComEC/Rec2 family competence protein codes for MQKQPLLILVICFILGIVFQDKLVLTGFAFYSVIAMCLVVLVAVCFHSYFLHKIKVVLLAFLFFGTGIILHRYNTYSEANSVLINKKETVSFKISQKLNTTEKYKKYEGTAQAGNINFNSIFYVPKDGKELDFIHYYKTEAYITQPKAPQYDFQFDYTRYLKRKHIDYQIYISDEIVSAERNDLTLSDQLRQYRFTVLKKIDKTVMSRKSKEFLKGIILADRTEIDAVTVQDFNKSGLVHFLAISGTHIVVIFGMFYYLLIRFIPLQFRKYAVILSLVFIWLFAAFIGFGNSVLRSCIMLSVYFIFVMLQRKPDLLHSLALSAFFILIGDTQQFFDVGFQLSFLAVLGIYWLNQPLLKHFPKQDHYLKKLLFNTITISLSAQLATLPLVLYYFHQFSFISIIANFVIVPFSEIIIVFSFIMTAFVACGIDFGLLNGVYDFVIQILLEMIHWFAETDLLFFENIPMNGFEMLSVSVVVYLLRSFILKFNFKNSMRLIMAIIVFLIVRTGSNVFENEKEEVLIYSLGKSKIFSIKNGEKICFWVSDMEDKVKVLRYIINPYCSSRRVDYFEIKSFSSSSQKVVFRDRVYDLK; via the coding sequence TTGCAAAAGCAGCCTCTCCTTATTCTCGTAATATGTTTTATCCTTGGAATTGTTTTTCAGGATAAGCTTGTTTTGACAGGCTTTGCATTTTATTCAGTAATTGCAATGTGCTTGGTTGTACTCGTTGCAGTATGTTTTCACTCTTATTTTCTGCACAAAATCAAGGTTGTTTTACTTGCGTTTTTGTTCTTTGGAACAGGAATTATCCTTCATCGCTATAATACTTATTCAGAGGCAAACAGTGTATTGATAAATAAAAAAGAAACGGTTAGTTTTAAAATCTCTCAAAAATTAAATACTACTGAAAAATATAAAAAATACGAAGGAACAGCGCAGGCAGGAAATATAAATTTCAATTCAATTTTTTATGTTCCAAAGGATGGTAAAGAGCTGGATTTTATTCATTATTACAAAACGGAGGCTTATATTACACAACCTAAGGCTCCTCAATATGATTTTCAGTTTGATTATACCCGATATCTCAAAAGAAAGCACATTGATTACCAGATTTATATTTCAGATGAAATTGTATCTGCAGAACGAAATGACTTAACGTTGTCAGATCAACTGCGACAATATAGATTTACAGTTCTCAAGAAAATTGATAAAACTGTAATGTCCCGGAAAAGCAAAGAATTTTTAAAAGGAATCATTCTGGCAGATCGTACAGAGATTGATGCAGTTACTGTACAGGATTTCAATAAGTCAGGATTGGTCCATTTTCTGGCCATTTCCGGAACTCATATTGTGGTTATTTTTGGGATGTTCTACTATTTACTGATTCGTTTTATTCCTTTACAGTTCAGAAAATATGCAGTTATTCTAAGCTTGGTTTTTATTTGGCTGTTTGCTGCTTTTATTGGGTTTGGAAATTCGGTTTTGCGTTCCTGTATCATGCTGAGCGTCTATTTTATTTTTGTAATGCTTCAGCGGAAACCGGATCTGCTTCACTCACTAGCTTTATCCGCTTTTTTTATCTTAATTGGAGATACACAGCAGTTTTTTGACGTGGGATTTCAGCTTAGCTTTTTAGCGGTTCTTGGAATTTATTGGCTGAATCAGCCTCTGTTGAAACATTTTCCGAAACAGGATCATTATCTTAAAAAACTTCTGTTTAATACCATTACAATATCTTTATCTGCGCAGCTGGCAACACTTCCTTTGGTGCTGTATTATTTTCATCAGTTTTCATTCATATCCATTATTGCCAACTTTGTTATTGTTCCTTTTTCCGAAATAATTATTGTTTTCTCATTTATAATGACAGCTTTCGTTGCCTGTGGAATTGATTTTGGCTTGTTGAATGGTGTATATGACTTTGTTATTCAGATTCTTTTGGAAATGATTCATTGGTTTGCTGAGACAGACCTGTTGTTTTTTGAAAATATTCCTATGAATGGATTTGAAATGCTGTCGGTTTCAGTGGTAGTCTATTTATTAAGATCGTTCATATTAAAGTTTAACTTCAAAAATTCTATGAGGTTAATAATGGCTATAATTGTATTTTTGATCGTAAGAACCGGAAGCAATGTCTTTGAAAATGAGAAAGAAGAGGTGTTGATTTATTCTTTAGGTAAAAGCAAAATTTTTTCGATAAAAAATGGTGAAAAAATCTGTTTTTGGGTTTCTGATATGGAAGATAAAGTAAAAGTTCTACGGTATATTATAAATCCCTATTGTTCATCAAGAAGAGTGGATTATTTTGAAATAAAATCCTTTTCTTCATCCTCTCAGAAAGTGGTTTTCCGAGACCGGGTTTATGATCTTAAATAA
- a CDS encoding 30S ribosomal protein THX translates to MGKGDKKSRRGKINSGSYGKRRPKKASKSFAASEEKSKK, encoded by the coding sequence ATGGGAAAAGGAGACAAAAAATCAAGAAGAGGAAAAATCAATTCCGGAAGTTATGGTAAAAGAAGACCGAAAAAAGCCTCAAAATCTTTTGCTGCTTCTGAAGAAAAATCTAAAAAATAA
- a CDS encoding DUF2480 family protein, translated as MSEEFEIRNKVAESGLINFDLSTLLPKGERKGIDLKDFLFQEMILKEKDFREKVEAIDTELYKDSYIYIYNSVDTIIPLWAYFVLTAKLTDVAKKIVFGNREDLDVILMHNAIQTHDFEEMRGKRVLVKGCSDKDIPENAYIELVEQLKPIVKSLMFGEACSNVPIIKN; from the coding sequence ATGTCAGAAGAATTTGAAATCCGGAATAAAGTTGCCGAAAGCGGCCTTATCAATTTTGATCTTTCCACTTTACTTCCAAAGGGAGAAAGAAAGGGAATTGACCTAAAAGATTTTCTTTTTCAGGAAATGATCCTGAAAGAAAAAGATTTTCGTGAAAAGGTAGAGGCTATAGATACTGAACTATACAAAGACTCATACATATACATTTACAATTCTGTAGATACAATCATCCCGCTTTGGGCTTATTTTGTATTGACAGCAAAACTTACTGATGTTGCCAAAAAAATAGTCTTCGGAAACCGTGAGGATCTTGATGTTATTTTAATGCACAATGCCATTCAGACTCATGATTTTGAGGAGATGAGAGGCAAAAGGGTTCTGGTAAAAGGCTGTTCAGATAAAGATATTCCTGAAAATGCATATATAGAACTGGTAGAACAGTTAAAACCAATTGTAAAATCTCTGATGTTCGGAGAAGCCTGTTCTAATGTGCCGATCATAAAGAACTAA
- a CDS encoding DUF937 domain-containing protein encodes MSLIDLLTGNTGNQVAEQAENKFGISKNQVIALLAVATPLIISYLRNKSQDAKEAEALNNALDKDHNGSILNDASQIEARQAEGGSILDHIFGGQKSTVENQLSQNTGISIDKIGPILAMLAPVVMGYIGQQKQQSNVGAGGLGDLLGGILGNASNQAQAQQSNPLNDILGSVLGNGGQSQSSGNPLNDILGSVLGGGNQQQGGGGLGSILGNILGGK; translated from the coding sequence ATGAGTTTAATTGACCTACTTACAGGGAACACAGGCAACCAGGTTGCTGAACAGGCTGAAAACAAATTCGGAATCAGCAAAAATCAGGTAATTGCCCTATTGGCTGTAGCTACCCCTCTCATTATTTCTTATCTTAGAAATAAATCTCAGGACGCTAAAGAAGCCGAAGCTTTAAATAATGCTCTAGATAAAGACCATAACGGAAGTATTTTAAATGACGCTTCTCAGATTGAAGCAAGACAGGCTGAAGGTGGATCTATTCTTGATCATATCTTTGGAGGACAAAAAAGTACTGTTGAAAACCAGCTATCACAAAACACAGGCATTTCAATTGACAAAATAGGTCCTATCCTTGCGATGCTGGCACCTGTAGTAATGGGATACATCGGACAGCAGAAACAACAGAGTAATGTAGGAGCAGGAGGCCTAGGAGATCTTTTAGGAGGAATTCTGGGGAATGCCTCTAATCAGGCTCAAGCTCAACAGTCTAATCCATTGAATGACATTCTTGGAAGTGTATTAGGAAATGGCGGACAATCTCAATCATCAGGAAATCCTCTGAACGATATACTTGGAAGTGTATTGGGTGGTGGTAACCAACAACAAGGTGGCGGCGGTTTAGGCAGCATTCTTGGAAATATTCTTGGAGGTAAATAA
- a CDS encoding DUF2723 domain-containing protein, with product MNKYLSALFLFIIFLGIYYFGSFSKIPFADCVGFVLSAEKGIWETTASATSHFLYINTVIFIKNLAGINAIEASRFLVISSGAATVSVVYLTVKSISKTEWASLVAAFVFGFSFSFWRNAEIVEVYTYNSLWVSLFFFSVIKSFIEKKRIYILLSSLFLGISLWVHIQNILLIPSLLVFLFYFRNEKKYAMASLLIFAALFSSLFILNISQGLPFKSPYSSDQGTWVEDSLKKSTIQYVKDFFQSFAYLIYNFNLFTFFGVTGILLLYKTNQKMFFVFTAGAVCVYGFSTFYAVSDNYVFFLPFNIIFALSIGYGLSSEKYTRLRKFSWVCLLIPVGYFVFYKVAFLTEKGKEFHANKEYKGGLDYYVLPWMNNNVGILEFTIDKKQAPEPIDWMTISAVEYIKVLKSKGYTEEQIRKL from the coding sequence ATGAACAAATATCTATCAGCCTTATTTTTGTTTATTATTTTTCTTGGTATCTACTATTTCGGAAGTTTTTCAAAAATTCCTTTTGCCGATTGTGTAGGATTTGTGTTGAGTGCAGAAAAAGGAATATGGGAAACAACTGCTTCAGCAACAAGTCACTTTTTATATATCAATACTGTTATCTTTATTAAAAACCTGGCAGGTATTAATGCTATTGAAGCCAGCCGGTTTCTGGTTATTTCTTCAGGAGCAGCAACAGTTTCTGTTGTTTATCTCACAGTGAAAAGCATTTCAAAAACAGAATGGGCATCACTTGTAGCTGCTTTTGTTTTCGGATTCAGTTTCTCGTTTTGGAGAAATGCGGAGATCGTGGAAGTATATACTTATAACTCCCTGTGGGTAAGCCTTTTTTTCTTTTCAGTTATAAAAAGTTTTATTGAAAAGAAAAGAATTTACATCCTTTTAAGTAGCCTGTTTTTAGGGATCAGCTTATGGGTCCATATTCAAAATATACTGCTAATACCTTCTTTATTAGTTTTTTTATTTTACTTCAGAAATGAAAAGAAATATGCAATGGCTTCACTACTGATTTTTGCAGCATTGTTTAGCTCTTTGTTTATTCTGAATATTTCCCAGGGGCTCCCCTTCAAATCGCCGTATAGCTCTGATCAGGGAACATGGGTGGAAGATTCTTTGAAAAAAAGTACAATTCAGTATGTGAAAGATTTTTTCCAATCTTTTGCCTATCTTATTTATAATTTCAATTTATTTACATTTTTCGGAGTCACAGGTATTCTGCTTTTATACAAGACTAATCAAAAAATGTTTTTTGTTTTTACTGCCGGAGCAGTATGCGTATATGGATTTTCTACGTTTTATGCCGTATCCGATAATTATGTATTCTTTTTACCCTTCAATATTATTTTTGCGTTATCCATTGGGTATGGTCTTTCTTCTGAAAAGTATACCCGTTTAAGAAAATTCTCCTGGGTATGCCTGTTGATTCCTGTGGGCTACTTCGTTTTTTATAAAGTCGCATTTTTAACAGAGAAAGGAAAAGAATTTCATGCAAATAAGGAATACAAAGGCGGTCTGGATTATTATGTTCTTCCATGGATGAATAATAATGTGGGTATTCTGGAGTTCACCATTGATAAAAAGCAAGCACCCGAACCTATAGACTGGATGACAATAAGCGCTGTAGAGTACATAAAGGTGCTAAAAAGCAAAGGTTATACAGAAGAACAGATCAGAAAACTTTAA
- the lpxB gene encoding lipid-A-disaccharide synthase, which yields MKYYIIAGEASGDLHGSNLMKALKQKDPNAEFRFWGGDLMKAQGGTLVKHYRDLAFMGFLEVVMNLRTILNNIKFCKEDIQKNRPDVLILVDYPGFNLRIARFAKELGIKVVYYISPQLWAWKEGRVEIIKKYVDEMMVILPFEEDFYRKHGVHSHFVGHPLLDAISDLPEINIENFKSEHGLNEKEIIALLPGSREQEVEKMLEIMLSVRPYFKNYQFVIAGAPSLPKEFYQKYVDDNVHFVSNKTYDLLRCSKAALVTSGTATLETALLNIPEVVCYRGSKISYAIAKRLVKNINYISLVNLIMDREVVKELIQNDLNTQNLVEELNKIIDGDKRTQVLNDYSLLREKLGGKGASDHAAEVILKV from the coding sequence ATGAAGTATTATATTATTGCAGGAGAAGCTTCAGGTGATTTGCATGGAAGCAACTTGATGAAAGCCTTAAAACAAAAGGATCCGAATGCGGAGTTCAGATTTTGGGGTGGTGATCTGATGAAAGCTCAGGGCGGAACACTGGTAAAGCATTACCGTGACCTTGCTTTTATGGGGTTTCTGGAAGTGGTGATGAATCTCAGAACCATTCTGAATAATATTAAATTCTGTAAAGAGGATATTCAGAAGAACAGACCTGACGTTTTGATTTTAGTAGATTATCCTGGTTTCAACCTGAGAATTGCCAGATTTGCCAAAGAACTCGGGATCAAAGTAGTGTACTATATTTCTCCACAGCTTTGGGCATGGAAAGAAGGCAGAGTAGAGATTATCAAAAAATATGTGGATGAAATGATGGTCATTCTTCCTTTTGAAGAAGATTTTTACAGAAAACATGGTGTCCATTCCCATTTTGTCGGCCATCCATTGCTGGATGCTATTTCAGATCTGCCGGAAATCAATATTGAAAATTTCAAATCGGAGCATGGCCTGAATGAAAAAGAAATCATTGCGCTTTTGCCGGGTTCCAGAGAACAGGAAGTGGAAAAGATGCTTGAAATAATGCTTTCTGTAAGACCGTATTTTAAAAATTATCAGTTTGTGATTGCTGGAGCACCAAGTCTTCCTAAAGAGTTTTATCAGAAATATGTAGATGATAATGTTCATTTTGTATCCAATAAAACTTATGATTTGCTGAGATGTTCCAAGGCAGCTCTTGTCACTTCAGGAACAGCTACGCTGGAAACCGCTTTACTGAATATTCCTGAAGTGGTTTGCTATCGCGGAAGCAAAATTTCCTATGCTATTGCTAAGAGACTAGTAAAAAATATCAATTATATTTCCCTTGTTAATCTTATCATGGACAGGGAAGTGGTGAAAGAACTTATTCAAAATGATTTGAATACCCAAAACCTGGTAGAAGAACTCAATAAAATTATTGATGGAGACAAAAGAACACAGGTTCTGAATGACTACAGTCTTCTGAGAGAAAAGTTGGGAGGAAAAGGAGCCAGTGATCATGCTGCTGAGGTGATATTAAAAGTATAA
- a CDS encoding glycoside hydrolase family 99 protein, producing the protein MNYCNRFLLLLVFTLFFSKSFAQQSDSRDQVQIFYYGWYGNPATDGSYQHWNHEILPHWNNPKWNNLGQHKGGDDIGANFYPALGNYSSNDTKIIEKHMKMIKESGVGVVVVSWLGKDSFTDKSLIKYLDIADRFDLKIAFHIEPFYKNTSELKEQLSYLVKTYSQHHAFYKKEGKPLFYVYDSYKIPKEEWAEMLSKNGKKTVRNTDLDALYIGLWVEKDDAKFFDSAGFDGFYTYFASEGFVYGSTTANWDFMASYAKDHHLIFIPCVGPGYSDTRIRPWNEANFKSRDNGKYYEKMFDAAIKVNPDFISITSFNEWHEGTQIEPAIPKKSGDFKYEDYGKDPLFYIKETKRLTDKFLKK; encoded by the coding sequence ATGAATTATTGTAACCGTTTTCTGTTATTATTGGTATTTACATTATTTTTCTCGAAAAGCTTTGCTCAGCAGAGCGACTCAAGGGATCAAGTTCAGATATTCTACTATGGCTGGTATGGAAATCCTGCAACGGATGGAAGTTATCAACATTGGAACCATGAAATTCTTCCTCATTGGAATAATCCGAAATGGAATAATCTGGGACAACACAAAGGTGGAGATGATATCGGAGCTAATTTTTATCCGGCATTGGGAAATTACAGTTCCAATGATACAAAGATCATTGAAAAACATATGAAAATGATCAAAGAATCCGGAGTAGGAGTAGTTGTAGTAAGTTGGCTGGGAAAAGATTCATTCACAGATAAAAGTCTTATCAAATACCTTGATATTGCGGATCGTTTTGATTTAAAAATTGCATTCCACATTGAGCCGTTTTATAAAAATACTTCAGAATTGAAGGAACAGCTTTCTTATCTTGTAAAAACTTATTCCCAGCATCACGCTTTCTATAAAAAAGAAGGGAAACCATTGTTTTATGTTTATGACAGTTATAAAATTCCTAAAGAAGAATGGGCTGAAATGTTATCCAAAAACGGAAAAAAAACAGTCAGAAATACAGACCTGGATGCGCTTTATATCGGGCTTTGGGTTGAAAAAGATGATGCGAAGTTTTTTGATTCAGCAGGCTTTGATGGTTTCTATACTTATTTTGCCAGCGAAGGGTTTGTATATGGAAGTACAACTGCTAACTGGGATTTCATGGCCAGCTACGCTAAAGATCATCATCTGATTTTTATTCCTTGTGTAGGACCAGGTTATTCCGATACAAGAATACGTCCATGGAACGAAGCGAATTTCAAAAGCAGAGACAATGGAAAGTATTACGAAAAGATGTTTGATGCTGCCATTAAAGTAAATCCGGATTTCATTAGTATCACATCTTTCAACGAATGGCATGAAGGAACTCAAATAGAACCCGCTATCCCTAAAAAATCAGGTGATTTCAAATATGAAGATTATGGGAAAGATCCTTTATTTTATATTAAAGAAACGAAGCGTTTGACGGATAAATTTCTGAAAAAGTAA
- a CDS encoding MATE family efflux transporter has translation MTKYIDFLKKAFSGEETDFTKVNIRSAVLLLAIPMMLEMAMESVFALVDLYFVGHLKESGFAIQTVGLTESVLSVMYSIAIGMSMAATALVARRIGEKNPEQASRSAAQVLLVSFAITFILSLLGVIYAEEILILMGSKPEAAAYGKNFTRIMMGSSTIIMLLFLINGIFRGAGNATIAMKSLWIANIANIILCPILIKGLGPVPALGLTGAALATTIGRSIGVIYQLYHLLVADTQIRIKIPYFKPNYELIKSIIKIATPGIFQFVIASCSWIFLAELVATTGGENASAGYQTALRLMMFFMLPAWGLSNAASTLVGQNMGANEMLRAEQSVMKTVKYNVIFMLIVSLIFIFMGNFLVGFFTQETAIKDFAKNALQIMSTGFIFYGIGMVMINAFNGAGDTWTPTWVNLFGFWLFQIPLAYFLSKYLDMGPKGVFISIPAAETLITIVAFILFKKGKWKTIEV, from the coding sequence ATGACAAAATATATTGACTTTTTGAAAAAAGCATTCAGTGGCGAAGAAACTGACTTCACGAAGGTGAATATCAGAAGTGCTGTATTGCTTTTAGCGATTCCCATGATGCTGGAAATGGCTATGGAATCTGTATTTGCTCTTGTTGATCTGTATTTTGTCGGACATCTGAAAGAAAGTGGTTTTGCTATTCAGACTGTGGGACTTACCGAATCTGTGCTTTCGGTGATGTATTCTATTGCGATTGGCATGAGTATGGCGGCAACAGCTTTGGTGGCAAGACGGATCGGGGAGAAAAATCCGGAGCAGGCTTCCAGGAGTGCGGCGCAGGTATTGCTCGTTTCTTTTGCGATTACTTTTATTTTAAGTTTACTGGGAGTGATTTATGCTGAGGAAATCCTCATATTGATGGGCTCAAAACCTGAAGCAGCAGCTTATGGGAAGAATTTTACCAGAATTATGATGGGAAGCAGTACGATAATAATGCTTTTATTTTTAATTAACGGGATCTTCAGAGGAGCAGGAAATGCAACGATTGCGATGAAAAGTTTATGGATTGCAAATATTGCTAACATTATTCTTTGCCCGATTCTAATAAAAGGGTTGGGGCCTGTTCCTGCTTTGGGATTAACAGGGGCGGCTTTGGCAACAACAATAGGGCGAAGTATTGGGGTGATTTACCAGTTGTACCATCTTTTAGTAGCTGATACTCAAATCCGAATAAAGATTCCATATTTTAAACCAAATTATGAATTAATCAAATCCATTATAAAGATTGCAACCCCTGGAATCTTTCAGTTTGTTATTGCTTCATGTAGCTGGATTTTCCTTGCAGAATTGGTAGCGACCACAGGAGGAGAAAATGCATCTGCCGGTTACCAGACCGCTCTAAGACTGATGATGTTCTTTATGCTTCCGGCCTGGGGATTAAGCAATGCCGCATCTACGCTGGTAGGGCAGAATATGGGAGCAAATGAAATGCTGAGGGCAGAGCAGTCGGTAATGAAAACCGTGAAATATAATGTCATCTTTATGTTGATTGTAAGTCTGATATTTATTTTTATGGGAAATTTTTTAGTGGGTTTTTTCACTCAGGAAACGGCTATTAAAGATTTTGCGAAAAATGCCCTTCAAATTATGAGCACAGGGTTTATCTTCTATGGAATAGGAATGGTGATGATCAATGCATTCAATGGAGCAGGAGATACGTGGACGCCTACATGGGTTAATCTTTTTGGATTCTGGCTGTTTCAGATTCCTCTGGCGTATTTTCTGTCAAAATATCTTGACATGGGTCCAAAAGGGGTTTTTATTTCTATTCCTGCCGCAGAAACCCTGATTACAATAGTTGCTTTCATCCTATTCAAAAAGGGAAAATGGAAAACGATAGAAGTGTAG